From the Bacilli bacterium PM5-9 genome, one window contains:
- a CDS encoding beta-lysine 5,6-aminomutase alpha subunit (product_source=KO:K01844; ko=KO:K01844; pfam=PF09043; superfamily=51703) — protein sequence MGKIDIDTTLVDKARSVSKKIADDVQGFVDTNTTVATERTICRLLGIDGVDEMEVPYPNILVDHLVENNKLSQGVCLYLGNAIIQEGLSAQEIAEKVAKGELNICELPMASYNEIVEVVNKEAKATVAKIAENRETRTNYLNKYGDKTGPYLYVIVATGNIYEDIVQAKAAARQGADIIAVIRTTGQSLLDYVPYGPTTEGFGGTYATQENFKIMRKALDEVGAEQGRYIRICNYCSGLCMPEIAAMGAFERLDVMLNDALYGILFRDINMKRTIVDQYFSRIINGFAGVIINTGEDNYLTTADAVEEAHTVLASQFINEQFALNAGMREEQMGLGHAFEIDPDTKNSFVLELAQAQMVRQIFPKAPLKYMPPTKFMTGNIFKGQVQDALFNMVTIMTGQKLHLLGMLTEAIHTPFISDRYLSIENAQYIFDAMEDLGSEIEYKKDGIMEKRCAEVLKNAVELLEEIDSYGLFNALEKGIFANVKRPIDGGKGLSGVVAKDETYFNPFIELMKGVY from the coding sequence ATGGGCAAAATTGATATTGATACAACATTAGTTGATAAAGCACGTAGTGTTTCAAAAAAGATTGCTGATGATGTTCAAGGATTTGTAGATACTAATACAACTGTCGCTACTGAAAGAACGATTTGTCGTTTATTAGGTATTGATGGTGTTGATGAGATGGAAGTTCCATATCCAAATATTTTAGTTGATCACTTAGTGGAAAATAATAAATTAAGCCAAGGTGTATGCTTATATTTAGGAAATGCAATAATTCAAGAAGGATTAAGTGCACAAGAAATTGCTGAAAAAGTTGCTAAAGGTGAATTAAACATTTGTGAATTACCAATGGCAAGCTACAATGAAATTGTTGAAGTTGTTAATAAAGAGGCAAAAGCTACAGTAGCTAAAATTGCTGAAAATAGAGAAACAAGAACGAATTATTTAAATAAATATGGTGATAAAACTGGGCCATATTTATATGTAATTGTTGCAACAGGAAATATCTATGAAGATATTGTTCAAGCTAAGGCTGCTGCTCGTCAAGGTGCTGATATTATTGCAGTTATTAGAACAACTGGACAATCATTATTAGATTATGTTCCTTATGGACCTACGACTGAAGGTTTTGGTGGAACTTATGCAACTCAAGAAAACTTTAAAATTATGCGTAAAGCATTAGATGAAGTTGGTGCAGAACAAGGTCGTTATATTAGAATTTGTAACTACTGTTCAGGATTATGTATGCCTGAGATTGCTGCAATGGGTGCTTTTGAAAGATTAGATGTTATGTTAAATGATGCATTATATGGTATCTTATTTAGAGATATTAATATGAAAAGAACAATCGTTGACCAATATTTCTCTCGTATTATCAATGGATTTGCGGGTGTAATTATTAATACTGGTGAAGATAACTATTTAACTACTGCTGATGCAGTTGAAGAAGCTCATACAGTTCTTGCTTCACAATTTATTAATGAGCAATTTGCTTTAAATGCTGGTATGAGAGAAGAACAAATGGGATTAGGTCATGCTTTTGAAATTGATCCAGATACAAAAAATAGTTTTGTATTAGAATTAGCTCAAGCTCAAATGGTTCGTCAAATATTCCCTAAAGCTCCTTTAAAATATATGCCACCTACTAAATTTATGACTGGTAATATCTTTAAAGGTCAAGTACAAGATGCTTTATTCAACATGGTTACAATCATGACTGGACAAAAACTTCATTTACTTGGAATGTTAACAGAAGCTATTCATACACCATTTATTTCAGATCGTTATTTATCTATTGAAAATGCACAATATATCTTTGATGCAATGGAAGATTTAGGTAGTGAAATTGAATATAAAAAAGATGGTATTATGGAAAAAAGATGTGCTGAAGTATTAAAAAATGCTGTTGAACTATTAGAAGAAATTGATAGTTATGGATTATTTAATGCTTTAGAAAAAGGAATTTTTGCGAATGTTAAAAGACCAATTGATGGTGGTAAAGGATTATCTGGCGTTGTTGCAAAAGATGAGACATATTTCAATCCATTTATTGAGTTAATGAAAGGAGTGTACTAG